One genomic segment of Fusobacterium nucleatum includes these proteins:
- the bioC gene encoding malonyl-ACP O-methyltransferase BioC — protein sequence MNFNKHYNVYEKYSLAQKQVAKNLLDYMGKSNIFNTQINSIFEIGCGTGIFTKEYRKYFLHSDLILNDIFDVREFIKDIDYNIFIQENIEELDIPKSDLVVSSSVFQWIKDKDSLIRNIAENTDNLCFSSYVSGNLIEIKNHFDISLDYLNIEEFKKILKKYFSSVKYYSETIKLDFEDPMAVLKHLKYTGVTGFQKTSISKIKTFKNNILTYEVAYFICKK from the coding sequence ATGAATTTTAATAAACATTACAATGTATATGAAAAATATTCATTGGCACAAAAACAGGTTGCTAAAAATTTGTTAGATTATATGGGAAAATCTAATATTTTTAATACTCAAATTAACTCTATTTTTGAGATAGGTTGTGGAACAGGTATTTTTACAAAAGAATATAGAAAATACTTTCTTCATTCTGATTTAATTTTAAATGATATATTTGATGTAAGAGAATTTATAAAAGATATAGATTACAATATATTTATACAAGAAAATATTGAAGAATTGGATATTCCTAAAAGTGATTTGGTTGTCTCTAGTTCTGTTTTTCAGTGGATAAAAGATAAAGATAGTCTTATAAGAAATATAGCAGAAAATACTGATAATTTATGTTTTTCTAGCTATGTTTCTGGAAATTTAATAGAGATTAAAAATCATTTTGATATTTCATTGGATTACTTAAATATTGAGGAATTTAAAAAAATTTTAAAAAAGTATTTTTCTTCTGTAAAATATTATAGCGAAACTATTAAACTTGATTTTGAAGACCCTATGGCAGTTTTAAAGCATTTAAAATATACAGGGGTAACTGGATTTCAAAAAACTTCTATTTCTAAAATAAAGACTTTTAAGAACAATATTTTAACTTATGAGGTTGCTTATTTTATTTGTAAAAAATAG
- a CDS encoding pimeloyl-ACP methyl esterase BioG family protein produces the protein MSKIYFFNGWGMDENLLIPIKNSTDYDIEVINFPYDIDKDFIDKDDSFIGYSFGVYYLNKFLSENKDLKYKKAIGINGLPQTIGKFGINEKMFNITLDTLNEENLEKFLINMDIDDSFCKSNKSFDEIKNELQFFKNNYRIIDNHIDFYYIGKNDRIIPANRLEKYCQNHSLAYKLLECGHYPFSYFKDFKDILDI, from the coding sequence ATGTCTAAAATATATTTTTTTAATGGTTGGGGAATGGATGAAAATCTTTTAATTCCCATTAAAAACTCAACTGACTATGATATAGAAGTTATAAATTTTCCTTATGATATAGATAAAGATTTTATTGATAAAGATGATAGTTTTATAGGCTATTCTTTTGGTGTATATTATTTGAATAAGTTTTTATCAGAAAATAAAGATTTAAAATATAAGAAAGCTATTGGAATTAATGGACTTCCACAAACAATTGGGAAGTTTGGAATAAATGAAAAGATGTTCAATATAACTCTTGATACCTTAAATGAAGAGAATTTAGAAAAATTTTTAATAAATATGGATATTGATGATAGTTTTTGTAAATCAAATAAGTCTTTTGATGAAATAAAAAATGAATTACAGTTTTTTAAAAATAACTATCGAATAATTGATAATCATATTGATTTTTACTACATAGGAAAAAATGATAGAATAATCCCAGCTAATAGATTAGAAAAATATTGTCAAAATCATAGCTTAGCCTATAAATTATTAGAATGTGGACATTACCCTTTTTCATATTTTAAAGATTTTAAAGATATTTTGGACATATAG
- a CDS encoding aminotransferase class I/II-fold pyridoxal phosphate-dependent enzyme, producing MQKEKIIQELQELKNDNRFRTVKTNDKSLYNFSSNDYLGLAHDKELLQKFYQNYSFDNYKLSSSSSRLIDGSYLTVMRLEKKVEEIYGKPCLVFNSGFDANSSVIETFFDKKSLIITDRLNHASIYEGCINSRAKILRYKHLDVSVLEKLLKKYSEDYNDILVVTETVYSMDGDCAEIKQICDLKEKYNFNLMVDEAHSYGVYGYGIAYNEKLVNKINFLVIPLGKAGASVGAYVICDEIYKNYLINKSKKFIYSTALPPVNNLWNLFVLENLVNFQDRIEKFQELVTFSLNTLKKLNLKTKSTSHIISIIIGDNLNAVNLSNNLKELGYLAYAIKEPTVPKDTARLRISLTADMKKEDIEAFFKTLKAEMKKIGVI from the coding sequence ATGCAAAAAGAAAAAATTATACAAGAACTACAAGAATTGAAAAATGATAATAGATTTAGAACTGTAAAGACCAATGATAAAAGTCTTTATAATTTTTCTTCTAATGATTATTTAGGTTTAGCTCATGATAAAGAATTATTACAAAAATTTTACCAAAATTACAGTTTTGATAATTACAAACTATCTTCATCTTCGTCAAGATTGATTGATGGTTCATATTTAACAGTTATGAGATTAGAAAAAAAGGTTGAGGAAATTTATGGAAAGCCTTGCCTTGTTTTTAATTCAGGTTTTGATGCTAATTCATCAGTAATAGAGACTTTTTTTGATAAAAAATCTTTAATAATAACTGATAGATTAAATCATGCAAGTATCTATGAAGGTTGTATTAATTCAAGAGCAAAAATTTTAAGATATAAGCATTTAGATGTCAGTGTTTTAGAAAAATTATTAAAAAAATATTCTGAAGATTATAATGATATATTAGTTGTGACAGAAACAGTATATAGTATGGATGGAGATTGTGCAGAGATTAAACAAATCTGTGATTTAAAAGAGAAATACAATTTTAATTTAATGGTAGATGAAGCACATTCTTATGGTGTTTATGGTTATGGTATAGCTTATAATGAAAAACTGGTTAATAAGATAAATTTTTTAGTTATTCCATTAGGTAAAGCAGGAGCTTCTGTTGGTGCTTATGTTATATGTGATGAAATATATAAGAATTATTTAATAAATAAGAGTAAGAAATTTATTTATTCAACAGCACTTCCACCAGTTAATAATCTATGGAATTTGTTTGTTTTAGAAAATTTAGTAAATTTCCAAGATAGAATAGAAAAATTTCAAGAATTGGTTACTTTTTCTTTGAATACACTAAAAAAATTGAATTTAAAAACTAAATCAACAAGCCATATTATAAGTATTATTATTGGAGATAATCTAAATGCAGTTAACCTTTCAAATAATCTAAAAGAGCTTGGCTATTTAGCTTATGCAATAAAAGAACCAACAGTTCCAAAAGATACTGCAAGACTTAGAATAAGCTTAACAGCTGATATGAAAAAAGAAGATATAGAAGCATTTTTCAAGACTTTAAAAGCAGAAATGAAAAAAATAGGTGTGATATAG